From the Acinetobacter wanghuae genome, one window contains:
- a CDS encoding CvpA family protein, which translates to MNAIDIFLLIILLIGGLNGLRQGFVKAFANLVGWIFALIIAAKYSTLLAPSMIALSADPVVQKIAAFAFIVLMIVVLTWIVTAILNRVLKTLKLGPLNRLAGGVFGSLKGLLIVLITMQGIGPWVEASPHWKQSKVIQMLLPYAPWASTMSKNAANEALSHIKSEGTLPSSNSSSEKPITSKGTGESTNNPFY; encoded by the coding sequence ATGAATGCCATTGATATTTTTTTACTGATTATCTTGCTCATTGGAGGGCTTAACGGTTTGCGACAAGGATTTGTTAAAGCCTTTGCGAACTTAGTGGGATGGATTTTTGCACTGATTATAGCTGCAAAATATTCAACACTACTTGCGCCTTCGATGATCGCGCTCAGTGCAGATCCAGTGGTACAAAAGATTGCGGCATTTGCTTTTATTGTATTAATGATTGTGGTGCTGACGTGGATTGTCACTGCAATTTTAAACCGTGTGCTGAAAACACTCAAACTTGGTCCATTAAATCGTTTGGCAGGTGGGGTGTTTGGTAGCTTAAAAGGTTTGCTTATTGTGTTAATTACCATGCAAGGCATTGGTCCATGGGTTGAGGCGTCTCCTCATTGGAAACAATCAAAAGTCATCCAAATGCTTTTGCCATATGCACCGTGGGCATCGACAATGTCAAAAAATGCAGCCAATGAAGCGCTCAGTCATATTAAATCTGAAGGCACATTGCCATCTTCTAATTCTTCATCTGAAAAGCCGATTACGTCGAAAGGCACAGGTGAGTCAACAAACAATCCTTTTTATTAA
- the gspM gene encoding type II secretion system protein GspM produces MKTLENIQTQLDLRIEKIKDYLDQLSTRERWMVILTTIFVLIAGIGSALWTMHQAADAQQKRLNQLKDTMVWMQSNAVSMKPAGDLQLDAAEKVQRVAQQQGLSVSSQQMDTKIVLTVSHENYAVLANFLTQLAQMGLSVEKMELIQDAGLIKLSATMQ; encoded by the coding sequence ATGAAAACTTTAGAAAATATACAAACGCAGCTTGACCTTCGTATTGAGAAAATCAAAGACTATTTAGATCAGCTCTCTACACGTGAACGTTGGATGGTCATTTTGACCACAATTTTTGTGCTTATCGCAGGCATTGGATCTGCATTGTGGACGATGCATCAAGCAGCTGACGCACAGCAAAAAAGACTGAATCAACTGAAAGACACCATGGTGTGGATGCAAAGCAATGCAGTGAGCATGAAGCCCGCAGGGGATTTACAACTCGACGCTGCAGAAAAAGTGCAACGTGTAGCACAGCAACAAGGATTGTCGGTCAGTTCACAACAAATGGATACGAAGATTGTGCTCACAGTTAGTCATGAAAATTATGCGGTCTTGGCAAACTTTCTTACACAATTGGCACAAATGGGTTTGAGTGTAGAAAAAATGGAACTAATTCAAGATGCTGGGTTGATTAAATTATCAGCGACCATGCAATAA
- a CDS encoding quinone-dependent dihydroorotate dehydrogenase: MLYSLARPLLFSLAPERAHELTLSLLKSSYNMGMIRQNVAAKPVTCMGIEFPNPVGLAAGLDKNGAYIDALAAQGFGFIEIGTITPLPQAGNPHPRLFRLPKAKAIINRMGFNNDGVDQLVENVKAAKFKGVLGINIGKNAVTSVEKAVDDYLICLEKVYNYASYVTVNISSPNTKNLRSLQSGDALTELLETLKKRQLELAQQYQHYVPLVLKVAPDLEAEDIQFIAQQLLKFKIDGLIVTNTTLSREGVEGLEHAEETGGLSGAPVFEKSTACLAAFSKLLQGQIALIGVGGILSGADAVAKKQAGASLVQVYSGLIYTGPKLVKACVDAF, from the coding sequence ATGTTGTATTCTCTAGCCCGCCCTTTGTTGTTTTCTTTAGCACCAGAGCGTGCCCATGAGCTGACATTATCACTATTAAAATCATCCTATAATATGGGCATGATACGTCAAAATGTTGCTGCAAAACCGGTAACCTGTATGGGAATTGAGTTCCCAAATCCAGTCGGGTTGGCAGCAGGTTTAGACAAAAATGGTGCCTATATTGATGCCCTTGCTGCACAAGGTTTCGGTTTTATCGAAATCGGTACCATCACTCCACTGCCTCAAGCAGGCAATCCTCATCCTCGATTATTCCGTCTACCGAAAGCCAAAGCGATTATTAACCGTATGGGGTTCAATAATGACGGTGTGGATCAACTGGTTGAAAATGTCAAAGCCGCAAAATTTAAAGGCGTTTTAGGCATTAATATTGGTAAAAATGCGGTTACATCTGTTGAAAAAGCTGTCGATGATTACTTGATTTGTCTCGAAAAAGTATATAACTACGCGTCTTATGTGACCGTCAATATTTCATCACCAAATACCAAAAATCTGCGTAGCTTGCAAAGTGGTGATGCCTTAACAGAACTGCTTGAAACGTTAAAAAAACGTCAACTTGAGCTTGCACAACAATACCAACACTATGTACCTTTAGTACTCAAAGTCGCACCTGACTTGGAAGCTGAGGATATTCAGTTTATTGCCCAGCAATTATTGAAATTTAAAATTGATGGTTTGATTGTGACCAATACCACTTTATCGCGTGAAGGCGTGGAAGGTTTGGAACATGCTGAAGAAACCGGTGGTTTGTCTGGTGCGCCGGTTTTTGAGAAAAGTACAGCATGTTTGGCTGCATTTTCAAAACTGCTTCAAGGTCAAATTGCCTTGATTGGTGTCGGTGGTATTTTATCTGGCGCGGACGCTGTTGCGAAAAAACAAGCCGGTGCATCCCTTGTACAAGTGTATAGTGGCCTCATCTATACAGGACCGAAGCTGGTTAAAGCCTGCGTAGATGCGTTTTAA